Proteins encoded together in one Portunus trituberculatus isolate SZX2019 chromosome 39, ASM1759143v1, whole genome shotgun sequence window:
- the LOC123515566 gene encoding protein FAM200A-like, which produces MLLSQFKSQEADKKVCVKSIHWVVGGDHTHTSTQLVPQLNPSTYNPEFGNAVFSHHVYFQRPHKARVLLMFNKMSQKRRWYQDNYLDYGFTYLVKDGAHISQCVVCLKTFSNSIMKPSQLKQHLANAHPQLKDKNRSQGKETLLKPCIVDSERLVLGEESSQKMKQISLSNNTIKNRIAEMSEDIKENVVSKVMSSPFFSLQIDESTDVTNIAQLLAFCRYITDKGIEEEFLFCRPLEMTTKAVDVMAVVADFFEESGLNWNKLEGICTDGGPNMFGSRSRLITLVKQKQPDLKGTHSMIHREALASRTVPKNLHDALTVIINIVNYVKGSALNTRLFHELCRDMDANHTALLFHTQVRHKVDLLSAFNKEGVILGGKDLKDPLKEKIITHLDHLGDEFKRYFPGINTEDISVRLTRNPFICQVDGVLEDMQNEFLGLKHDSSAKDEFRAQNLEEFCVNMRGAYPQLSNNALKILTLFSTTYLSESGFSTLLTIKPKARNRLDVECDILCAFAKTNPDIDTLVHKKQHHPSH; this is translated from the exons ATGCTCCTGTCGcagttcaagtcacaggaagctgACAAAAAAGTCTGTGTCAAGAGCATTCACTGG GTTGTGGGAGGAGACCATACGCACACCTCGACACAGCTCGTGCCACAACTTAATCCCTCAACATACAATCCTGAATTTGGAAATGCTGTGTTCTCTCATCAcgtctattttcaaagacctcATAAAGCGAGAGTGCTTCTGATGTTTAACAag ATGTCACAGAAACGAAGATGGTATCAAGATAATTATTTGGACTATGGGTTCACATATCTTGTCAAGGACGGTGCACACATCTctcagtgtgttgtgtgtttgaaaACCTTCTCTAATAGCATCATGAAACCTTCCCAACTGAAGCAGCATCTGGCAAATGCTCATCCACAGTTGAAAGATAAGAATC GTAGCCAAGGTAAAGAAACCCTTTTGAAACCATGTATTGTTGACAGTGAGAGGCTTGTGTTAGGAGAGGAGTCATCACAGAAGATGAAACAGATCTCCTTGTCCAACAACACCATCAAGAACAGAATTGCAGAAATGTCTGAAGACATTAAGGAAAATGTGGTGTCAAAGGTAATGTCATcgccctttttttcccttcaaattGATGAGTCTACGGATGTCACCAACATTGCACAACTGCTTGCTTTTTGCCGCTACATAACTGACAAAGGAATCGAGGAAGAGTTTCTTTTTTGCCGGCCATTAGAGATGACAACAAAGGCAGTTGATGTAATGGCAGTAGTTGCAGATTTCTTTGAAGAGTCGGGACTAAATTGGAACAAACTGGAAGGGATTTGCACAGATGGTGGCCCTAATATGTTTGGTTCACGATCAAGACTCATTACTCTTGTGAAGCAGAAGCAGCCTGATTTAAAAGGAACACACTCCATGATCCATAGAGAAGCTCTCGCCTCAAGGACAGTTCCAAAGAACCTTCATGATGCTTTGACTGTCATCATAAACATTGTTAACTATGTGAAAGGATCGGCCTTGAACACTCGCCTCTTTCACGAACTCTGTCGGGACATGGATGCTAACCACACTGCtcttttatttcacacacaAGTGCGACACAAGGTGGACCTGCTGTCTGCCTTCAACAAGGAAGG TGTCATACTTGGTGGGAAAGACCTCAAGGATCCATTGAAGGAGAAAATCATCACTCACCTTGATCATTTGGGGGACGAGTTCAAGCGGTATTTCCCTGGTATCAACACTGAAGACATTTCAGTGAGGCTGACAAGGAACCCATTTATATGTCAGGTGGATGGTGTCCTTGAGGACATGCAAAATGAGTTCTTGGGGCTCAAACATGACTCTTCTGCCAAGGATGAGTTTCGTGCACAAAATCTTGAAGAATTTTGTGTTAATATGCGTGGAGCATACCCACAACTGAGCAACAACGCATTGAAAATCCTCACTCTGTTTTCCACAACCTACCTTTCTGAGTCAGGATTTTCTACTTTACTCACAATCAAGCCCAAAGCACGAAACCGACTGGATGTGGAATGTGACATACTTTGCGCGTTTGCCAAAACTAACCCTGATATTGATACACTGGTGCACAAGAAGCAGCATCACCCTTCTCACTAA